The stretch of DNA TCCAATTTTCTATATCCGGCTTCCCTAATTTTCGCTCAGCCAACCGGTCATCTTCATGAATCGGCAATCCCCGCACCTCGGCTATCGGCCGAATCGTTGCTTTCGTTCGGACATATGGACTTGAATAAATTTTATCAATCGGACGATCGTGAAAAAATTCGACAAGTGCTTTTGCTTGTTGTTGACCTAACGTTGTTAATGGTGCTTCAAACGGTTGTCCTTCTGCTTTCGCATGTCTTACAAGATAGATCGTTTTCATGATGTTCCTCCCACTTTGTCTTCTTTCTTATACTGGAAATTCGCTAAAATCCTTGGCAATGGCCGTATTCGGAAAAATGGCCATCGCCTCACTTGCTAATTTCGACCAGTCCTCTTTTCCGTAACGTGAACTGATATGGGTTAACACGAGCCGGGACACTCGAGCTTCTTTGGCAAGTGACGCTGCTTGAGTTGTCGTGGAATGAAAGTATTCAAACGCCATTTCCTCACCGTCTTTTGCAAACGTTGCTTCGTGAACAAGCAAATCAGCGTTTTCGGCGAGTATGCGGGCGTTCTCACAAGGCCTTGTATCCCCTAATATAGTAACAACTTTCCCTTTTTGCTTCGGGCCTAAGTAATCTTTTCCACAAATCACCCGTCCATCGTCTAATTGCACCGTTTCCCCATTTTTTAACCGTTTATAAATCGGTCCTGGAGGAATTCCTTCCGCTTGCAACTTATCGGCTTGAAGTTCACCGGGGCGATCTTTTTCTACAATCCGAAATCCGTAGGATAAAATCGCATGATCTAGCCGGCGGGCTTCCACAACAAATTGTTCGTCTTCAAAAATCGTTCCTTCGTCAATCTCTACAATGTGAAGTGGATATTTCAAATGCGTTTCACTTACTGCCAAGCTCGTCTCAATGAACGATTGAATCCCTTTAGGTCCATAAACGGTTAACGGATCAGTTCCCCCTTGAAACGAGCGGCTTCCTAACAATCCCGGAAGGCCAAAAATATGGTCGCCATGAAGATGGGTAATAAAAATTTTTTCGATTCGACGCGGTTTAATCGTCGTGTGTAGGATTTGATGTTGAGTCGCTTCCCCGCAATCAAAGAGCCAAATTGCGCCCCGTTCTTCAAGGAGCTTCAAGGCTATAGAAGACACGTTGCGCAATTTCGCCGGGACACCTGCTCCCGTACCAAGAAAAAACACTTTCAAGAAAAACCCTCCTGCTTATACGTACTGTCAACATCATACCATAAACCTTACCGTTCTTGTCCCTTTAATACTTCTTGTAAGGAAACTTTTTTCAGCTTCCGTCGACTTAAAGTTAACGATGCATAATAGGAAACGAAAATAACCAGCAACCCAACGAGCACGAAGAAGTAATCCACTCCAACTGGTAACGCATAATTCGTTTCATCGGCGATGGAACGAATTAACGTATCGACGCTATATAGGGAAATAGGTACACCGATGAAGTAACTGATGACGACAACAGGTGTGTAAATATTGAGAATCAGTGACGCAATCGACTGATGACGATAACCGATTATTTTCATGAGGGAAATGGTTGTCGTATTTTCTTCAATAATTAAATTTGTAATTAACGAGACGATAATTCCACCAATAATAAAGGCAAGCAGTGACATAATAAGCAGCGAATAGCGCATCGGCTCCATTAAAGATGTAAAGGATTGAATAATATCTTCTTTCGACTCAATCATATAAACGCCTTTGGAGTCTGGTAACGGCTGTTTCGTCCATAACCCTACATATGAACCTTCGGGATATTGTAGCCACTCATTGACCATTTGACGATCATAGTAAATAAACGTACCGGCATAAATTTCCGCTATTCCTTGAATTGTAATCGTTAACGACTGCTGACTCGATTCACTCCATACGTTTAATTCGTCCCCTTCTCGAAGATTAAGGGCATACGCAAGCGTTTTCGTGATAATGGCTCCCTCTTTTAAATCCGGAAGCAAATCTTCTCCTTCTTTATTTTTTAAACGAAGTAGTTCCGTTGATGAATCAATACCATACACTTGAACGGTGCGTTCATCGTTGAGGTTATTCCCATTGATCGCACGAATTTTTCCTTCCCCAAACGAGAACTCATCACCTTGTGGCTCTTCCGCTTGTTGAAGTTTTTGAAAATAGTAGGCATAATCGTAAGTTAAACTTTCTTTATATGTTTTGTTTAGTAACGTATCCATC from Bacillus sp. (in: firmicutes) encodes:
- a CDS encoding ribonuclease Z, giving the protein MKVFFLGTGAGVPAKLRNVSSIALKLLEERGAIWLFDCGEATQHQILHTTIKPRRIEKIFITHLHGDHIFGLPGLLGSRSFQGGTDPLTVYGPKGIQSFIETSLAVSETHLKYPLHIVEIDEGTIFEDEQFVVEARRLDHAILSYGFRIVEKDRPGELQADKLQAEGIPPGPIYKRLKNGETVQLDDGRVICGKDYLGPKQKGKVVTILGDTRPCENARILAENADLLVHEATFAKDGEEMAFEYFHSTTTQAASLAKEARVSRLVLTHISSRYGKEDWSKLASEAMAIFPNTAIAKDFSEFPV